The DNA sequence CCCGATTCGACGGTAATTCCCCTGAGCTTGTAGGTTCCCGACGGAAAAACGATCGTCGTATTGCTGCCGACGAGGTCGTCTAGAATCGGATCGATGGCCGTGTTCCCGTTTTTGTCTGCCCCCTGATCGACGATATTGTAGGTCGGCATCAGATCCCCTCCCCCGGAACCATTTCGCGGATTGCCCCCAAGACGGTCGGACGTCTGTTCCGATCGATTCGGTCGAGCAGCCGTGCGTCTTCGTTTCTGATTTCTCCTCTCACCATATTTCGCATAAGCACTATCGAATCTATTGTTATACTCTGCCTGAAGATGGAATATACCGTTCAGGCACCTCATAACAATTTGTGTGATCATTGAATTAACGTTCGAGACATATGCCTGGAGAATCCCACACGCGGACGGGAATCGACCGACGAACGATGTTGAAAACGATCGGTGCTACGGTGGGTGTCGCGGGGTTCGGAGGACACGCCTCCGCCAGGGGCGGTGGTTCCGAAATTCGACCGTACAACTGGACCGGACCTCGCTCCGGACCCAGTCGAACGGGAACGACCGACGACGACGGTCCGACACCGTACGCCACACTCGACTGGAAGATGGATTTGGACGGAAGTATGTTCCACGTCGAGCCGATCGTTACCGACGAACTGGTGTATATCGCCGTTACAACGGACAACACGCCCGGAGAGACCGCCGGATACCTCGGCGCATACGACCTCGAAACCGGCAAGCGACGGTGGAAACGAACCGACATTCCGAGTCCGAAGCCACCCACGACCGATGGCGACAAGGTGTACGTGGCGACGAAGACCTTCGAATCCTCAAAGTCGGGTGAGGGGGGGATGTACGCGCTCGATGTTGCGTCCGGGGAGACGGTGTGGACGCGGACGGACCACGACGTGTGGTCTCCCCCCATCGTGACCGACGACCGGATATTCAGTTCGAACCGACACGGGACGTACGCGTTCGACCCCGACACCGGGAATACCGCCTGGCAAACTGCTGGCGTCTCCGGGTTGTCGAAGGACGTCGGCGATGCACTAAGCTACATCGACGGAACCCTTTTCCTGAGCGATGGGAAGGCGTTGGACGCCGCAGACGGGTCGATGAAATGGAGTGTATCTCCGGACGACACGACGCTCGGCAACCCGTCGGCAACCGAACAAATGGTCTATTTCTCCCAAACCGACTATCTCACCGGAGAGGACGACAGCGTGGAGATACAAGCCCGGTCGCCGGACTCCGGACGGTTGGAGTGGAGCTACGAGTCGTCAAAACAGAACCAGTGGAACGGACAACCCGCAATCACCGACGAGCACGTGATATTCGTCGA is a window from the Haladaptatus sp. R4 genome containing:
- a CDS encoding PQQ-binding-like beta-propeller repeat protein, whose protein sequence is MPGESHTRTGIDRRTMLKTIGATVGVAGFGGHASARGGGSEIRPYNWTGPRSGPSRTGTTDDDGPTPYATLDWKMDLDGSMFHVEPIVTDELVYIAVTTDNTPGETAGYLGAYDLETGKRRWKRTDIPSPKPPTTDGDKVYVATKTFESSKSGEGGMYALDVASGETVWTRTDHDVWSPPIVTDDRIFSSNRHGTYAFDPDTGNTAWQTAGVSGLSKDVGDALSYIDGTLFLSDGKALDAADGSMKWSVSPDDTTLGNPSATEQMVYFSQTDYLTGEDDSVEIQARSPDSGRLEWSYESSKQNQWNGQPAITDEHVIFVDSTEDSTLKALDRMTGETAWTTDMVGETFSNPVVGNGTVYLGGNIAELGLIHAIDDSTGELRWTYPLDSTDLQTSPENPPAAGVPVISNGKLYVATYPAGATLDYEYTYYSNFFVLGSSDLQPDGSSGLPDGSEPDGGTTSPTPLTRKPSPHRWMRISKSRRVPTRPTSTVATSSNSMRPLRRGTNFGSSGISTGMVRTRREDVRFTCRFPPVGRGRSRFASRTGTVRRTRRAFRWRRTDSRRRVASITVLGQPKNRNSFIELDEPENMVRDRTEHRRPTQGNSLTRGESRAGCAARRDLFSRHVKGVTGRNA